The Sphingomonas naphthae nucleotide sequence AGGCTCAGCCGCTCGAACGGCGCGTCGGCGGGCAGGGGATCGGGCGCGACGCGGATCGTGGCGGGCGCGGTCTCGCGATCGAACGGCATGTTGGGGAAGAGCGAGGCGACGCTGCCGTCCAGCCCGACGCCGACGCATACCAGATCGAAACGCGGCGGCGCCTCGTCCTCGCTGAGCGGCGCCACCTGCGCGGCGGTGGCGTCGAAGAAGCGCGAGAGCAGGCCGAAATTGCTGGCCGGGTGATGCTCGGGCACGATCCGGTCGTCGGTGAGCGAGATGCGCGTCTTGCCCCATGGGAGTGATCGGCGGCGCAATTCCTCGAACAGCGGCCCCGGCGTGCGCCCGCCGGGCAAGGCGATTGACCGGCGGCCGCGCGCGCAGATCACGCCGGCGATGTGCGAGGCCATGGCATGGGTGTCGGCGCGCGCCGCCCAGACGATCTCACTCACCGGCATGCCTCGTATCAAAGGTCAGTTCGATGCGCACGCCGTTGGGATCGCGAAAGAAGATCTGCTGCATCCAGTCGAGCCGCGTCTGGCTGTGCACATAGGTGACGCCCAGCTGCTCCAGCCGCGCGCGCATCTCGGCCACGTCGCTGCATTCGAAGGCGATATGGTCGAGCCGGGAGGGCGCGCCCGCCGCGATCGTCTCCGCGCCGGTGTTGACGTGGATGATCGGCTGGCCGGCGGCGGTGGAAAGCCAGGCGTTGGTCTCCTGATCCGCCATCG carries:
- a CDS encoding 6-phosphogluconolactonase — protein: MSEIVWAARADTHAMASHIAGVICARGRRSIALPGGRTPGPLFEELRRRSLPWGKTRISLTDDRIVPEHHPASNFGLLSRFFDATAAQVAPLSEDEAPPRFDLVCVGVGLDGSVASLFPNMPFDRETAPATIRVAPDPLPADAPFERLSLNIPALAQTDHLMIIARGRAKRDIIDRALSGDERLPLCHLVRQAQGRTTIFWSLREAPSARMAG
- a CDS encoding VOC family protein, with the protein product MIDRIGHINIKTPLFEETCAFYTGLFDLVRGPALTMADQETNAWLSTAAGQPIIHVNTGAETIAAGAPSRLDHIAFECSDVAEMRARLEQLGVTYVHSQTRLDWMQQIFFRDPNGVRIELTFDTRHAGE